A window of the Dyadobacter pollutisoli genome harbors these coding sequences:
- a CDS encoding MoaD/ThiS family protein — translation MSLHVMYYGMLAEITGLAEEVWVADAQLTVGGFRNQILEKYPAMREKKFKIAVNQKISEDFAPIDTQSEIALLPPFAGG, via the coding sequence ATGAGCCTTCATGTGATGTACTACGGAATGCTGGCCGAAATCACAGGTCTGGCCGAGGAAGTTTGGGTAGCAGATGCCCAGCTTACCGTTGGCGGATTCCGTAACCAGATATTGGAAAAGTATCCTGCTATGCGTGAAAAGAAATTCAAAATAGCTGTAAATCAAAAGATTTCGGAGGATTTTGCGCCCATTGATACCCAGTCAGAAATCGCATTGTTGCCGCCTTTTGCTGGTGGTTAA
- a CDS encoding alpha/beta hydrolase has product MSKISGLLIALSLSALSYQSMAQTEVINLWPDGKIPNFKSSSVEEKSVTDASGILRISGVTVPTIAAYIAPKETATGAAVMICPGGGYGILAASHEGSDFAKWFNDRGISAFVLKYRLPNEKAMTHQHEVPLMDAMQGMKLIRQNAAKWNIDLNKIGVMGFSAGGHLAATLSTHYNMGEKASKDAKPDFSILLYPVISLQPSIAHGGSRDNLLGPDKSEELIKYYSNELQVSDQTPPAFLVHAMDDTGVPVENSIQYYLALKNKKIPAEMHLYPKGGHGYGMRTEGKGSLANWPAAMEGWLKSLGYMKN; this is encoded by the coding sequence ATGAGCAAAATATCAGGACTCCTTATCGCTTTGAGCCTTTCCGCTTTATCCTATCAATCCATGGCACAAACCGAAGTCATAAATCTCTGGCCGGACGGCAAAATCCCTAATTTCAAAAGCAGTTCCGTCGAGGAGAAATCGGTTACCGATGCGAGCGGAATATTGCGGATCAGCGGGGTTACCGTACCAACGATCGCTGCATACATTGCACCAAAAGAAACCGCGACAGGCGCAGCCGTGATGATCTGCCCGGGTGGCGGCTACGGAATTCTGGCCGCTTCGCACGAAGGCAGCGACTTTGCCAAATGGTTCAATGATCGTGGAATTTCTGCATTTGTATTGAAGTACCGGTTGCCGAATGAAAAAGCAATGACACATCAGCACGAAGTTCCGTTGATGGATGCCATGCAAGGCATGAAGCTGATTCGCCAGAATGCCGCCAAATGGAACATTGACCTCAATAAAATCGGCGTAATGGGCTTCTCCGCAGGCGGACACCTGGCAGCTACATTGTCGACACATTACAATATGGGCGAAAAAGCCTCTAAGGATGCCAAGCCGGACTTTTCCATTTTGCTATATCCTGTCATTTCTCTCCAACCAAGTATCGCTCATGGAGGGTCACGCGACAATTTGCTCGGCCCTGACAAATCCGAGGAGCTGATCAAATATTACTCCAATGAATTGCAGGTAAGCGACCAGACACCGCCGGCATTTCTGGTGCACGCGATGGACGACACCGGCGTTCCTGTGGAGAACAGTATCCAATATTATCTCGCTTTAAAAAACAAAAAAATACCTGCTGAAATGCATTTGTACCCAAAAGGCGGGCACGGCTACGGCATGCGTACGGAGGGAAAAGGATCATTGGCAAACTGGCCGGCCGCAATGGAAGGGTGGCTTAAATCTCTTGGCTACATGAAGAATTGA
- the moaCB gene encoding bifunctional molybdenum cofactor biosynthesis protein MoaC/MoaB, whose protein sequence is MVDITHKTNTLRVATAQATVQVSKPETIEAIENRMVPKGDVFEMAKAAGFLAVKKTPDLLPDCHPIPVEYTGVQYRIDGLSIFIELTVKTIYKTGVEVEAMHGASVVALTMYDMLKPIDKGVEIRNIRLLEKKGGKSDRKAIPENLKTAVVVCSDSISKGLGEDKSGKKIIEKLEAMKLSIQDYSIIPDDKSVIQDKIKSLCAAQYQLILITGGTGLSRRDVTPEAVSELLDREIPGIAETARQYGQERIPTSMLSRSVGGLVGDTLVVTMPGSTGGVTEYIDALFPHVLHVFSVLEGSKHE, encoded by the coding sequence ATGGTTGACATTACCCATAAGACTAATACATTAAGAGTTGCAACCGCGCAGGCTACTGTTCAGGTGAGTAAGCCGGAGACTATTGAGGCCATTGAAAACAGAATGGTTCCGAAAGGTGATGTGTTTGAAATGGCCAAGGCGGCTGGTTTTCTGGCCGTTAAAAAAACACCGGATTTGCTACCAGACTGTCACCCGATTCCTGTCGAATATACCGGCGTGCAATATCGTATTGATGGATTAAGTATTTTTATTGAATTGACTGTCAAGACGATTTACAAAACGGGCGTCGAGGTTGAAGCCATGCATGGTGCTTCGGTAGTTGCGCTTACGATGTATGACATGCTGAAACCCATTGATAAAGGTGTGGAGATCAGAAATATCAGGTTATTGGAGAAAAAAGGAGGGAAAAGCGACAGGAAAGCAATTCCTGAAAATCTGAAAACAGCGGTAGTCGTTTGTTCCGATAGTATTTCAAAAGGACTTGGAGAGGATAAATCCGGTAAAAAAATCATTGAAAAACTGGAAGCTATGAAGCTCAGCATTCAGGATTATAGCATCATTCCGGACGATAAATCAGTAATTCAGGATAAAATCAAAAGCCTCTGCGCCGCTCAGTATCAATTGATTTTGATAACCGGCGGAACCGGTTTGTCGCGCCGGGATGTTACACCGGAAGCGGTATCTGAGCTTTTGGACCGTGAAATTCCGGGAATTGCTGAAACGGCGAGGCAATACGGACAGGAGCGCATCCCTACTTCAATGCTTTCCCGCTCAGTCGGCGGTCTGGTAGGTGATACTTTGGTGGTGACGATGCCCGGCAGTACTGGCGGTGTTACCGAATATATAGACGCTCTATTTCCACATGTTTTGCACGTTTTCAGCGTTTTGGAAGGCAGTAAGCATGAATAA
- a CDS encoding glycosyltransferase family 87 protein, with the protein MTAINRFLVNQRSILIVFIGVALFASLQSYFGGLKTFVEGGRLYTTYNNYIIFKQSFFHLIHGQDLYAQFVEEQGDLFKYSPTFALLFGLLAVLPDVLGLSLWNILNAAVLFFSVYYLPKIDTRTKGLILVFMLVELLTSVQNEQSNALIAGLLLFTFGFLERGKYWMASLCLVSTIYIKLFGIVGLALYLLYPDKFKLTYTTAFWVIVFTIFPLLVVDTDQFVFLYKSWANLLANDHSISDGLSVIGWLKTWFGWQVNKTYVSVAGAILFCIPLLRIREYGNFHFRILMLASILIWVVIFNHRAESPTFIIAISGVALWYYSQYPEKENYILLVLAFVFTALSPTDVFPPFVRNEWMKPYVVKAVPCILIWGKITYDLLAVKLRPRPAPEKLADQ; encoded by the coding sequence ATGACTGCAATAAACCGCTTTTTAGTTAATCAGAGATCCATATTAATTGTATTTATTGGTGTTGCCCTCTTTGCCAGCCTCCAATCCTATTTCGGCGGACTGAAAACTTTTGTCGAGGGCGGAAGGCTTTATACTACCTACAATAACTATATCATTTTCAAGCAATCCTTCTTCCATTTGATCCATGGGCAGGATTTGTATGCACAGTTTGTCGAAGAGCAGGGTGATCTGTTCAAATACAGCCCTACTTTCGCGTTGCTGTTCGGCTTACTGGCCGTACTTCCCGATGTACTCGGCCTCTCTTTGTGGAATATACTGAATGCGGCAGTACTATTTTTCTCGGTTTATTATCTGCCCAAAATTGATACCCGTACCAAAGGATTGATACTCGTTTTCATGCTGGTAGAGCTTCTTACCTCGGTTCAGAACGAGCAAAGCAATGCATTGATCGCGGGATTACTCCTTTTTACCTTCGGCTTTTTGGAGAGAGGAAAGTACTGGATGGCGTCACTCTGCCTGGTTTCCACGATTTACATCAAATTATTCGGCATCGTAGGCCTTGCACTTTACCTCTTGTATCCGGACAAGTTCAAGCTGACTTACACAACTGCGTTTTGGGTGATTGTTTTCACCATATTTCCATTGCTGGTCGTCGATACAGACCAATTTGTGTTTTTGTATAAAAGCTGGGCTAATTTGCTGGCCAATGATCATTCTATTTCCGACGGGCTGTCTGTGATCGGCTGGCTGAAAACCTGGTTTGGGTGGCAGGTCAATAAAACTTATGTGAGTGTGGCAGGCGCTATCCTTTTTTGCATTCCATTGCTGAGGATAAGGGAGTATGGCAATTTCCATTTCCGGATACTCATGCTCGCATCCATTCTGATCTGGGTTGTTATTTTCAATCACAGGGCCGAATCGCCGACATTTATCATTGCAATCAGCGGCGTGGCGCTTTGGTATTATTCGCAATATCCTGAGAAGGAGAACTACATTTTGCTGGTTCTCGCATTTGTTTTCACCGCATTGTCCCCGACCGATGTTTTTCCTCCCTTTGTAAGAAATGAATGGATGAAGCCTTATGTAGTTAAAGCAGTACCCTGCATTTTGATCTGGGGGAAAATTACTTATGACTTGCTGGCTGTGAAGCTACGTCCTCGTCCCGCTCCGGAAAAACTGGCTGACCAATAA
- a CDS encoding molybdopterin molybdotransferase MoeA, with amino-acid sequence MSASLLTNMVTVNEAKQKIIANTLFLPTERRQLRDALGQVLAEDILSPISLPSFRQSSMDGYAIVHSDITFGGIALPIAGESKAGQTGIQTLAPGTAFRIFTGAPVPDGATAVVMQEHTILENGHVTIQEFPVNEGKNVRNIGQQIQAGVVALPKGTYITPGSIGFLQGMGVENVSVYRKPKIGLLVTGDELLKTGEPLVHGKIYESNSAMLIAALKQEHITDIEVRYAADDLDSTIAALTELSVDNDVILATGGVSVGDYDFVGVALQSIQAETVFYKVRQKPGKPLLFAKKRGKLFFALPGNPASSLVCYYEYVLPALRLITGRRDAFLKTLKLPAKYAYSFNGERDEFLKALVEGGAVIPLDGQESFALRSFALANAIIYLPMTQNVVAEGDLVEVHLLPF; translated from the coding sequence ATGTCCGCATCCCTTTTAACCAATATGGTCACTGTCAACGAGGCGAAACAAAAAATTATTGCAAACACGCTGTTTTTACCTACTGAAAGGCGTCAGCTACGTGATGCTTTAGGGCAAGTTTTAGCAGAAGACATCCTTTCACCAATCTCCTTACCATCGTTTCGCCAGTCGTCCATGGACGGATACGCTATTGTGCATTCGGACATCACTTTTGGCGGGATTGCTTTGCCGATCGCAGGAGAATCCAAAGCAGGACAGACCGGGATTCAGACATTGGCACCAGGTACTGCCTTCAGGATATTTACAGGAGCGCCGGTTCCCGATGGCGCTACTGCGGTTGTGATGCAGGAGCATACGATATTGGAAAACGGACATGTGACCATTCAGGAGTTTCCGGTGAATGAGGGTAAAAACGTCCGGAACATCGGTCAGCAAATACAAGCCGGCGTGGTTGCTTTGCCCAAAGGCACCTATATCACACCGGGGAGCATTGGGTTTTTGCAAGGTATGGGCGTCGAAAACGTGAGTGTTTACCGAAAGCCAAAGATTGGCTTGCTGGTAACCGGCGACGAACTGTTGAAAACCGGCGAACCCCTTGTACACGGCAAAATTTATGAGTCCAATTCTGCGATGCTCATTGCAGCATTGAAACAGGAGCATATTACAGACATTGAAGTCAGGTATGCAGCTGATGATCTGGATTCGACCATTGCGGCTTTAACAGAACTTTCAGTTGATAATGACGTTATCCTTGCGACAGGCGGTGTTTCGGTGGGGGATTACGACTTTGTAGGGGTAGCTTTGCAATCAATTCAGGCTGAGACGGTCTTTTATAAGGTAAGGCAGAAGCCGGGCAAACCGTTATTATTTGCAAAAAAGAGGGGGAAGCTATTTTTCGCGTTGCCGGGTAATCCGGCCTCGTCACTGGTATGTTACTACGAGTATGTACTTCCGGCGCTGCGTTTGATTACGGGGAGGCGGGATGCTTTTTTGAAAACATTGAAATTGCCAGCGAAGTATGCGTATTCATTCAATGGCGAAAGGGATGAATTTTTGAAGGCGCTGGTCGAAGGGGGGGCTGTGATCCCGCTGGACGGGCAGGAATCATTTGCTTTGCGTTCTTTTGCGTTGGCCAATGCGATCATTTACCTTCCCATGACGCAGAATGTGGTAGCCGAGGGAGATTTGGTAGAGGTTCATTTGTTACCTTTCTGA
- the moaA gene encoding GTP 3',8-cyclase MoaA has protein sequence MSLPITDTFGRKHTYLRISLTDKCNLRCTYCMPQEDMQFMPSKWLMQADEIQALAEIFVEMGVEKIRLTGGEPLVRKDVGQIVSGLGKLSASLTLTTNAVFIDQFIGDLKEAGVGSLNVSLDTLKEERFKNITKRDHFTKTLDNIQLLLAENFVVKLNMVVMRGVNDDEVNDFVRLTVDQPNLHVRFIEFMPFNGNQWDMSKIVSYADLISDINTEFDFQKLSGELQDTAQRFQVTGGAGTFGIIGTVTHPFCAGCNRIRLTADGKLKNCLFDTSEMDLLTPLRQGQDVRDLIYSHFHKKHFAHGGHVDFSEKQAKSEYETNRKMIAIGG, from the coding sequence ATGTCACTACCCATTACAGATACATTCGGTCGCAAGCATACCTATCTGCGCATTTCGCTGACGGATAAGTGTAATCTGCGTTGTACCTATTGTATGCCGCAGGAGGATATGCAGTTTATGCCTTCCAAATGGTTGATGCAGGCTGATGAAATTCAGGCGCTTGCGGAGATTTTTGTCGAAATGGGTGTGGAAAAGATACGTTTAACCGGCGGCGAGCCGCTGGTTAGGAAGGATGTAGGGCAAATTGTTTCCGGCTTGGGGAAATTGTCTGCGTCTCTCACATTGACGACCAATGCAGTTTTTATTGATCAGTTTATCGGTGATCTGAAAGAAGCTGGTGTTGGCTCTTTGAATGTCAGTCTGGATACCTTAAAAGAAGAGCGTTTCAAAAACATTACCAAACGCGATCATTTTACCAAAACACTGGACAACATTCAGCTGCTTCTGGCTGAGAATTTTGTAGTGAAACTGAATATGGTGGTGATGCGCGGTGTGAATGATGATGAGGTAAATGACTTTGTTAGGTTAACAGTCGATCAGCCTAATTTGCATGTCCGCTTTATTGAATTTATGCCTTTCAATGGCAATCAATGGGATATGTCCAAAATCGTATCCTACGCAGACCTGATCTCAGATATTAATACTGAATTCGATTTTCAAAAGCTATCGGGAGAGTTGCAGGATACTGCCCAGCGGTTTCAGGTAACGGGCGGCGCGGGGACATTCGGGATCATAGGAACGGTGACGCATCCTTTCTGCGCGGGCTGCAACCGGATAAGGCTCACCGCGGACGGCAAACTTAAAAACTGCCTTTTTGATACTTCGGAAATGGATTTGCTTACTCCATTACGTCAGGGACAAGATGTACGGGATCTTATTTACTCCCACTTTCACAAAAAGCACTTCGCACACGGCGGCCACGTCGATTTTTCTGAAAAACAAGCGAAGTCAGAATATGAGACAAATCGCAAAATGATCGCTATTGGGGGTTAA
- a CDS encoding molybdenum cofactor biosynthesis protein MoaE, which translates to MEKIHKPKKVFVQGPISPDFVSKSIASHQSKTNIGAHAIFLGQIRADKKETGVVSGIEYTAYEEMAEQAFHEIREAAFAKFELSCMHIYHSLGIVPTGEISLFVFVSSPHRRAAFEASEYIVEEIKANVPIFGKELVGEGGEFVWKENT; encoded by the coding sequence ATGGAGAAGATACATAAGCCCAAAAAAGTGTTTGTTCAGGGACCGATCAGCCCGGATTTTGTTTCAAAATCCATCGCCAGTCATCAATCCAAAACGAACATTGGCGCACATGCTATTTTTTTGGGGCAAATCAGGGCGGATAAAAAGGAAACTGGTGTTGTAAGCGGCATTGAATATACTGCTTACGAGGAAATGGCGGAACAGGCGTTCCATGAGATTCGTGAGGCTGCATTTGCAAAGTTTGAACTGAGCTGCATGCACATTTACCACAGCCTGGGCATAGTTCCCACGGGCGAAATCAGCCTGTTTGTGTTCGTGTCTTCACCGCACCGCCGTGCCGCTTTTGAGGCATCTGAATATATTGTGGAAGAAATAAAGGCAAATGTCCCGATCTTCGGCAAAGAGCTGGTTGGGGAAGGCGGGGAGTTTGTCTGGAAGGAGAATACTTAG